ACCAATGATTGCATTCCGTTCCAGTCTCAAACTACACGAGGGTGTTATACGCGAcgtggagcagcagcagaggcgtAAACATGAAAACACCTATACGCTCCAGCAACAAATTGATATGACAAAGCAATTGAAGGCACTGGAGGCTTCTTCGGCGTCACCAGAGCCGCAGGCGCAGTCGTCTCCGGCGGAATCGCAGCCGGCGCAGGTGGAGAAACAGCCCAAGAGTCCTGCATCAAATCTTAAAGCTCATCCCACCGCTCAGGAAGCGCCACCCAGCCAGCCCACAGATTGAGTTAAAAATTCTATATAGTCCACAAATTTTGTATACGATTAAGTACATGCAGTGCAGTAAGAGAAACGGAAGACACACCAGATGGTgcatttgtttggtttttgtaTATAGTATTTACTCAATTTTTATTATTACGAATGTGTGTATAGTAATTACAATCCTAATGGGCGCTCGGTAAAGTATTTAGCAGGGGGTTTGTACATAGGTGGTGAAGACCCCTTTCTTctaaataaaaaacaattaGAAGGAAACTGAACGTCGAAATAAAATACACGAATTGGCGACTCTTGTCCGTTTTCCCGTTGTCCATTGCATTGCCGTTTGCAACATGATGCTGAAGAAAGT
The sequence above is a segment of the Drosophila miranda strain MSH22 chromosome 4, D.miranda_PacBio2.1, whole genome shotgun sequence genome. Coding sequences within it:
- the LOC108163799 gene encoding protein PET117 homolog, mitochondrial: MSLTSRVTLGVAVTVSSAIIGYVHYKQSEDRLKLHEGVIRDVEQQQRRKHENTYTLQQQIDMTKQLKALEASSASPEPQAQSSPAESQPAQVEKQPKSPASNLKAHPTAQEAPPSQPTD